A window of the Echeneis naucrates chromosome 3, fEcheNa1.1, whole genome shotgun sequence genome harbors these coding sequences:
- the marchf7 gene encoding E3 ubiquitin-protein ligase MARCHF7 isoform X1, with amino-acid sequence MYHLPQKEPQTNKQTKKADGVYFGAADEGSRKSMMDSRSRRLPFCLSSSRSSYTSSPTVSSTSLGSSRLYSRETVLNNDRFPRASPVYKADLEQQNSRLLSSSRDYSSSDSRSASWKLPTSLSSSRRSYDRPWAESSLSSRSKLTDTEGRLGMRSGLMNTSDDGDSKRAKLSYNNRGLYARTASMPVTGSTYSSSGLSSGRGIGEKQNDSFDSWKSCHLVSPSSSSSSKLLSRREQEAKNEPGLSNIGERIRTPGVASSFYQTDRVTSTYAQGARPKETAYSSSSSSSTARESSHNRHLSSSTSQRSSPLIHDFSNRTAARYGSSTLHSSQEQTTNPESSSDSLPSYSSYTPWYTSSLIRPQARPPPRAAPESGEPEGRRSTRRLFSRLFSRRSSQDSSSGSSSVHSLDDDSPSTGGESVDSDEGTRMSSLDHDAGGSETNIGSLRNRRADLTPIQENNSDGYRTGLARSRMATWREPGIANSNDTSSGGGSGSSWLSSSRRYLPLLTRLRRHARDESTQSGTGLEEGNSRPQHLLRQWDNLEHKTSQEDDDDDDDDDDDDKDEENEEEGAVGLEAFGGAHPCRIENETLPELEDASLEFPLRRRVTLYENISVSRGPLSGAESQLDGQRDKPISSRDQEKLRKIKERLLLEDSDEEEGDLCRICQMGEEVASNPLIQPCRCTGSLQYVHQECIKRWLRSKIGSGTNLEAITTCELCKEKLRLNIDNFDIQELYRTHVQSEYDEFISSGLYLVVLLHFCEQRFSDVLGAVDAAGLFNLVRILHEHMDNLENPHGESDEYGRDNRPSIEFSDLDDDLEDEY; translated from the exons ATGTACCACTTGCCACAGAAAGAgcctcaaacaaacaaacaaacaaaaaaagcagacGGCGTTTATTTCGGCGCTGCCGATGAAG GTTCAAGGAAATCCATGATGGACTCAAGGTCTCGCAgacttcctttttgtttgtccaGCTCAAGGTCGTCCTACACATCCAGTCCAACAGTCTCCTCCACATCACTGGGCTCCAGTAGGTTGTATAGTCGTGAGACAGTGCTGAATAATGACCGATTCCCAAGGGCATCTCCCGTCTACAAAGCAGACCTAGAGCAACAG AACTCTCGTCTGCTGAGCTCATCCAGAGACTACAGCAGTTCTGACAGTCGCTCCGCCAGCTGGAAGTTACCCACTTCTCTGTCATCCTCTAGGAGATCTTATGATCGGCCGTGGGCTGAATCCTCtctgagcagcaggagcaaaCTG ACTGATACTGAGGGGAGGTTGGGAATGCGCTCAGGTCTGATGAACACCAGTGATGATGGTGATTCTAAAAGGGCCAAACTTTCATACAACAACAGAGGACTATATGCAAGAACAGCCAGCATGCCAGTTACAGGATCTACCTATTCCAGTAGCGGGCTTAGTAGTGGCAGAG gtataggtgaaaaacaaaatgattcgTTTGATTCATGGAAGTCATGCCATTTAGtgtcaccttcatcatcatcttcctcgAAGCTGTTGTCAAGGAGGGAGCAGGAGGCAAAGAATGAGCCGGGTCTCTCAAATATTGGAGAAAGAATCAGGACTCCTGGAGTGGCTTCTTCATTCT ATCAGACTGACAGGGTGACCTCCACATATGCTCAGGGTGCTCGGCCTAAAGAGACTGCctactcctcctcttcctcctcctcaactGCCAGAGAAAGTTCCCACAATCGCCACCTCTCATCTTCCACCTCCCAACGGTCTTCTCCTTTGATTCATGACTTCAGCAACAGAACCGCAGCCCGTTACGGTTCATCCACCCTCCACTCATCTCAGGAACAAACCACCAACCCTGAATCTTCTTCAGATAGTCTCCCCTCTTACTCCTCTTACACCCCTTGGTACACAAGCTCCCTCATCAGACCACAAGCGAGGCCCCCTCCAAGGGCGGCTCCTGAAAGTGGAGAACCTGAGGGCCGTCGCTCCACACGCCGCCTTTTTTCTCGTCTGTTTTCACGGCGGTCTAGCCAAGACTCTTCTAGTGGATCTTCCAGCGTTCACTCACTTGATGACGATAGTCCATCAACTGGTGGGGAGTCTGTGGACAGTGACGAGGGAACCAGGATGTCTAGTCTGGACCACGATGCTGGAGGATCAGAGACAAACATAGGTAGCCTCAGGAATCGTAGAGCAGACCTCACCCCTATCCAGGAGAACAACAGTGATGGCTATCGTACTGGGCTGGCTCGGTCCAGGATGGCAACATGGAGAGAGCCTGGTATCGCCAATAGTAATGACACCAGTAGTGGCGGGGGAAGTGGCTCCTCCTGGCTTTCCTCCTCCCGTCGCTACCTGCCCCTACTCACTCGCCTCAGAAGACATGCGAGGGATGAGAGCACACAGTCAGGTACAGGCTTAGAGGAAGGTAACAGCCGTCCGCAGCATTTACTGAGACAGTGGGACAATCTTGAGCATAAAACATCACAGgaagatgacgatgatgatgatgatgatgatgatgatgataaggaTGAGGAGAATGAAGAAGAGGGAGCAGTTGGTTTAGAGGCCTTTGGAGGAGCTCATCCCTGCagaattgaaaatgaaacattaccTGAACTTGAAGATGCCTCACTTGAATTTCCTTTACGCCGCCGAGTCACACtctatgaaaacatttcagtttccaGGGGTCCGTTGAGCGGTGCTGAGAGCCAGCTGGATGGCCAAAGGGATAAACCCATTTCCAGCAGGGATCAAGAGAAACTGCGCAAGATCAAGGAGAG ACTGCTTCTGGAGGATTCTGACGAGGAAGAAGGTGACCTGTGTCGTATCTGTCAGATGGGTGAGGAGGTGGCTTCTAACCCGTTGATTCAGCCTTGCCGTTGCACTGGCAGTCTCCAATATGTCCACCAGGAATGTATCAAGAGGTGGCTTCGCTCCAAAATTGGTTCAG GCACAAACCTTGAGGCCATCACAACGTGTGAACTCTGCAAGGAGAAGCTGCGCTTAAATATAGACAACTTTGACATTCAGGAGTTATATAGGACACATGTGCAA TCAGAATACGATGAGTTCATCAGCAGTGGTCTCTATCTGGTGGTGCTGCTGCACTTCTGTGAGCAGAGGTTCTCTGATGTCCTGGGAGCTGTCGATGCAGCGGGG TTATTCAACCTGGTGAGAATCCTTCATGAACACATGGACAATCTTGAAA ATCCCCATGGAGAAAGCGACGAGTATGGGCGAGACAACAGACCATCAATTGAGTTTTCGGACCTGGATGATGATCTTGAAGACGAATACTAA
- the marchf7 gene encoding E3 ubiquitin-protein ligase MARCHF7 isoform X2, with product MMDSRSRRLPFCLSSSRSSYTSSPTVSSTSLGSSRLYSRETVLNNDRFPRASPVYKADLEQQNSRLLSSSRDYSSSDSRSASWKLPTSLSSSRRSYDRPWAESSLSSRSKLTDTEGRLGMRSGLMNTSDDGDSKRAKLSYNNRGLYARTASMPVTGSTYSSSGLSSGRGIGEKQNDSFDSWKSCHLVSPSSSSSSKLLSRREQEAKNEPGLSNIGERIRTPGVASSFYQTDRVTSTYAQGARPKETAYSSSSSSSTARESSHNRHLSSSTSQRSSPLIHDFSNRTAARYGSSTLHSSQEQTTNPESSSDSLPSYSSYTPWYTSSLIRPQARPPPRAAPESGEPEGRRSTRRLFSRLFSRRSSQDSSSGSSSVHSLDDDSPSTGGESVDSDEGTRMSSLDHDAGGSETNIGSLRNRRADLTPIQENNSDGYRTGLARSRMATWREPGIANSNDTSSGGGSGSSWLSSSRRYLPLLTRLRRHARDESTQSGTGLEEGNSRPQHLLRQWDNLEHKTSQEDDDDDDDDDDDDKDEENEEEGAVGLEAFGGAHPCRIENETLPELEDASLEFPLRRRVTLYENISVSRGPLSGAESQLDGQRDKPISSRDQEKLRKIKERLLLEDSDEEEGDLCRICQMGEEVASNPLIQPCRCTGSLQYVHQECIKRWLRSKIGSGTNLEAITTCELCKEKLRLNIDNFDIQELYRTHVQSEYDEFISSGLYLVVLLHFCEQRFSDVLGAVDAAGLFNLVRILHEHMDNLENPHGESDEYGRDNRPSIEFSDLDDDLEDEY from the exons ATGATGGACTCAAGGTCTCGCAgacttcctttttgtttgtccaGCTCAAGGTCGTCCTACACATCCAGTCCAACAGTCTCCTCCACATCACTGGGCTCCAGTAGGTTGTATAGTCGTGAGACAGTGCTGAATAATGACCGATTCCCAAGGGCATCTCCCGTCTACAAAGCAGACCTAGAGCAACAG AACTCTCGTCTGCTGAGCTCATCCAGAGACTACAGCAGTTCTGACAGTCGCTCCGCCAGCTGGAAGTTACCCACTTCTCTGTCATCCTCTAGGAGATCTTATGATCGGCCGTGGGCTGAATCCTCtctgagcagcaggagcaaaCTG ACTGATACTGAGGGGAGGTTGGGAATGCGCTCAGGTCTGATGAACACCAGTGATGATGGTGATTCTAAAAGGGCCAAACTTTCATACAACAACAGAGGACTATATGCAAGAACAGCCAGCATGCCAGTTACAGGATCTACCTATTCCAGTAGCGGGCTTAGTAGTGGCAGAG gtataggtgaaaaacaaaatgattcgTTTGATTCATGGAAGTCATGCCATTTAGtgtcaccttcatcatcatcttcctcgAAGCTGTTGTCAAGGAGGGAGCAGGAGGCAAAGAATGAGCCGGGTCTCTCAAATATTGGAGAAAGAATCAGGACTCCTGGAGTGGCTTCTTCATTCT ATCAGACTGACAGGGTGACCTCCACATATGCTCAGGGTGCTCGGCCTAAAGAGACTGCctactcctcctcttcctcctcctcaactGCCAGAGAAAGTTCCCACAATCGCCACCTCTCATCTTCCACCTCCCAACGGTCTTCTCCTTTGATTCATGACTTCAGCAACAGAACCGCAGCCCGTTACGGTTCATCCACCCTCCACTCATCTCAGGAACAAACCACCAACCCTGAATCTTCTTCAGATAGTCTCCCCTCTTACTCCTCTTACACCCCTTGGTACACAAGCTCCCTCATCAGACCACAAGCGAGGCCCCCTCCAAGGGCGGCTCCTGAAAGTGGAGAACCTGAGGGCCGTCGCTCCACACGCCGCCTTTTTTCTCGTCTGTTTTCACGGCGGTCTAGCCAAGACTCTTCTAGTGGATCTTCCAGCGTTCACTCACTTGATGACGATAGTCCATCAACTGGTGGGGAGTCTGTGGACAGTGACGAGGGAACCAGGATGTCTAGTCTGGACCACGATGCTGGAGGATCAGAGACAAACATAGGTAGCCTCAGGAATCGTAGAGCAGACCTCACCCCTATCCAGGAGAACAACAGTGATGGCTATCGTACTGGGCTGGCTCGGTCCAGGATGGCAACATGGAGAGAGCCTGGTATCGCCAATAGTAATGACACCAGTAGTGGCGGGGGAAGTGGCTCCTCCTGGCTTTCCTCCTCCCGTCGCTACCTGCCCCTACTCACTCGCCTCAGAAGACATGCGAGGGATGAGAGCACACAGTCAGGTACAGGCTTAGAGGAAGGTAACAGCCGTCCGCAGCATTTACTGAGACAGTGGGACAATCTTGAGCATAAAACATCACAGgaagatgacgatgatgatgatgatgatgatgatgatgataaggaTGAGGAGAATGAAGAAGAGGGAGCAGTTGGTTTAGAGGCCTTTGGAGGAGCTCATCCCTGCagaattgaaaatgaaacattaccTGAACTTGAAGATGCCTCACTTGAATTTCCTTTACGCCGCCGAGTCACACtctatgaaaacatttcagtttccaGGGGTCCGTTGAGCGGTGCTGAGAGCCAGCTGGATGGCCAAAGGGATAAACCCATTTCCAGCAGGGATCAAGAGAAACTGCGCAAGATCAAGGAGAG ACTGCTTCTGGAGGATTCTGACGAGGAAGAAGGTGACCTGTGTCGTATCTGTCAGATGGGTGAGGAGGTGGCTTCTAACCCGTTGATTCAGCCTTGCCGTTGCACTGGCAGTCTCCAATATGTCCACCAGGAATGTATCAAGAGGTGGCTTCGCTCCAAAATTGGTTCAG GCACAAACCTTGAGGCCATCACAACGTGTGAACTCTGCAAGGAGAAGCTGCGCTTAAATATAGACAACTTTGACATTCAGGAGTTATATAGGACACATGTGCAA TCAGAATACGATGAGTTCATCAGCAGTGGTCTCTATCTGGTGGTGCTGCTGCACTTCTGTGAGCAGAGGTTCTCTGATGTCCTGGGAGCTGTCGATGCAGCGGGG TTATTCAACCTGGTGAGAATCCTTCATGAACACATGGACAATCTTGAAA ATCCCCATGGAGAAAGCGACGAGTATGGGCGAGACAACAGACCATCAATTGAGTTTTCGGACCTGGATGATGATCTTGAAGACGAATACTAA